From the genome of Pantoea alfalfae, one region includes:
- a CDS encoding SpoVR family protein has product MTTIFDEAIRDSKRLNDGPDWTFELLDVYLAEIDRVAKLYRLDTYPHQIEVITSEQMMDAYSSVGMPINYSHWSFGKKFIETEQRYKHGQQGLAYEIVINSNPCIAYLMEENTMTMQALVMAHACYGHNSFFKNNYLFRSWTDAGSIVDYLLFAKNYISDCEERYGVEEVERLLDSCHALMNYGVDRYKRPQKISLQEEKARQKSREEYLQSQVNTLWRTLPRRETEAVAFEAARYPSEPQENLLYFMEKNAPLLEPWQREILRIVRKVSQYFYPQKQTQVMNEGWATFWHYTILNHLYDEGKVSERFMMEFLHSHTNVVFQPPYNSQWYNGINPYALGFAMMQDIKRICQSPTEEDRYWFPDIAGSDWLETLHFAMREFKDESFISQFLSPKVMRDFRLFTVLDDDRNNYLEIAAIHDEAGYRAIRQQLSAQYNLSNLEPNIQVYNVDVRGDRSLTLRYVPQSRTPLDKSRREVLKHVHRLWGFDVILEQQNEDGSVELLDRNPPRGSSL; this is encoded by the coding sequence ATGACGACGATCTTTGACGAAGCCATCAGAGACAGCAAACGACTCAATGACGGACCAGACTGGACATTTGAACTGCTTGATGTCTATTTAGCAGAGATAGACCGGGTTGCTAAACTGTATCGGCTTGATACCTACCCGCACCAGATTGAAGTGATTACCTCAGAACAGATGATGGATGCCTATTCCAGCGTTGGCATGCCCATCAACTATTCACACTGGTCATTCGGTAAAAAGTTTATTGAGACCGAGCAGCGCTATAAGCATGGTCAGCAGGGTCTGGCCTATGAAATCGTTATCAACTCCAACCCCTGCATCGCCTACCTGATGGAAGAGAACACCATGACCATGCAGGCGCTGGTGATGGCGCATGCCTGTTATGGCCATAACTCCTTCTTCAAGAATAACTATCTGTTCCGCAGCTGGACGGATGCCGGATCGATTGTCGATTACCTGCTGTTCGCCAAAAACTACATCAGTGACTGCGAAGAGCGCTATGGCGTCGAAGAAGTCGAGCGGCTGCTCGACTCCTGCCATGCCCTGATGAATTATGGCGTTGATCGCTATAAACGCCCGCAAAAAATCTCCCTTCAGGAGGAGAAGGCGCGACAGAAAAGCCGCGAAGAGTATCTGCAGAGCCAGGTGAACACCCTGTGGCGTACGCTGCCACGGCGTGAAACAGAAGCCGTGGCCTTTGAAGCCGCGCGCTACCCTTCTGAGCCGCAGGAAAACCTGCTCTACTTTATGGAGAAGAACGCTCCGCTACTGGAGCCCTGGCAGCGTGAGATTCTGCGCATCGTGCGCAAGGTAAGCCAGTATTTCTATCCGCAAAAACAGACCCAGGTGATGAATGAAGGCTGGGCGACCTTCTGGCACTACACCATCCTGAATCACCTCTATGACGAAGGCAAAGTGTCTGAACGCTTTATGATGGAGTTCCTGCACAGCCATACTAACGTCGTGTTTCAGCCACCCTATAACAGTCAGTGGTATAACGGCATCAACCCTTACGCCTTAGGCTTTGCGATGATGCAGGATATTAAGCGCATCTGTCAGTCACCGACCGAAGAGGATCGCTACTGGTTCCCGGATATCGCCGGTTCAGACTGGCTGGAAACGCTGCATTTTGCGATGCGTGAGTTCAAGGATGAGAGTTTTATCAGCCAGTTCCTGTCGCCGAAAGTGATGCGTGACTTCCGGTTGTTTACCGTGCTGGATGATGACCGCAATAACTATCTCGAAATCGCCGCTATTCATGATGAAGCAGGCTATCGGGCAATTCGCCAGCAGCTCTCTGCGCAGTACAACCTGAGTAATCTCGAACCCAACATTCAGGTCTATAACGTGGATGTGCGCGGTGACCGTTCACTGACTCTGCGCTATGTGCCGCAGAGCCGGACGCCGCTCGATAAGAGTCGTCGCGAGGTGCTGAAGCATGTGCATCGTCTGTGGGGATTTGATGTGATTCTGGAACAGCAGAACGAAGATGGCAGCGTTGAGTTACTGGATCGTAATCCGCCGCGCGGTTCATCGCTCTGA